In one window of Methanomicrobiales archaeon DNA:
- a CDS encoding manganese efflux pump: protein MDLVTPFLIGIGLAMDCFAVSLAIGAGKPANRAAAALVAGLFFGGFQAGMTLLGWGAGEALLILLEQVGPVVAAALLLFIGARMIREGLEEGSPAESTDPLSLAPLTVLALATSIDALAIGFGIAAVNLPVLSSSLIIGGISLLFSVAGVLLGVQLAAILGKRVEILGGIVLIGIGIRILLEAFQP, encoded by the coding sequence ATGGATCTCGTCACGCCGTTTCTCATTGGCATCGGCCTCGCGATGGACTGCTTTGCCGTGTCGCTCGCCATCGGAGCCGGAAAACCTGCAAACAGGGCTGCAGCCGCTCTCGTTGCCGGCCTGTTCTTCGGGGGATTCCAGGCGGGGATGACTCTCCTCGGGTGGGGGGCGGGAGAGGCGCTGCTGATCCTGCTCGAGCAGGTCGGTCCTGTCGTCGCTGCCGCACTCCTCCTCTTCATCGGCGCGCGGATGATCCGGGAGGGCCTGGAAGAGGGATCTCCGGCGGAAAGCACGGATCCGCTCTCGCTGGCGCCGCTGACCGTCCTCGCTCTGGCGACGAGCATCGACGCCCTCGCCATCGGGTTCGGCATCGCCGCCGTCAACCTCCCGGTCCTCTCTTCCAGCCTGATAATCGGCGGGATATCCCTGCTCTTCTCCGTCGCCGGGGTGCTGCTGGGCGTTCAGCTCGCCGCGATCCTGGGAAAGAGGGTCGAGATCCTGGGCGGGATCGTGCTGATCGGCATCGGGATCCGGATCCTGCTGGAGGCATTCCAGCCGTGA
- a CDS encoding ferritin family protein has translation MKAEEYRNILSKAIDREVESYSFYRTVSERVKDQNLKKLFNELAGEETKHREFLQGLLAKEPRQLAFLETKDYKVVETVGEPRLSPDMKPLDGLVLAMKKELDAMQMYTQLASASSDPEQKRMFQELVKMERGHKNHLEDIYTDMAYPEVW, from the coding sequence ATGAAAGCAGAAGAGTACAGGAATATTCTCTCGAAAGCGATTGACCGCGAGGTAGAGTCCTACTCCTTCTACCGCACTGTATCTGAAAGGGTGAAGGACCAGAACCTGAAGAAGCTCTTCAACGAGCTCGCCGGCGAAGAGACGAAACACCGCGAGTTCCTCCAGGGGCTTCTAGCAAAGGAGCCTCGCCAGCTGGCATTTCTGGAGACGAAAGACTATAAAGTCGTAGAGACGGTAGGCGAACCCAGGCTCTCGCCCGACATGAAGCCCCTGGACGGGCTCGTGCTCGCCATGAAAAAAGAACTGGACGCGATGCAGATGTACACCCAGCTCGCCAGCGCGAGCTCCGATCCGGAGCAGAAGCGGATGTTCCAGGAGCTGGTGAAGATGGAGCGCGGCCACAAGAACCATCTCGAGGACATCTACACCGACATGGCCTATCCCGAGGTCTGGTAA
- a CDS encoding helix-turn-helix transcriptional regulator, with the protein MKTRIRELRARHDLTQEELARRVGVRRETIVFLEKGTYNPSLKLAHAVARALDTTIEDLFIFED; encoded by the coding sequence ATGAAGACACGCATTCGGGAACTGCGGGCGCGGCACGACCTGACGCAGGAGGAGCTGGCGAGGAGGGTGGGGGTTCGGCGGGAGACGATCGTCTTCCTGGAGAAGGGGACCTACAACCCCTCCTTAAAGCTCGCCCATGCGGTCGCCCGGGCGCTGGACACCACGATCGAGGACCTGTTCATCTTCGAGGACTGA
- a CDS encoding PAS domain S-box protein produces the protein MPGRWRESAFQEEWSWVLAIAASTLAAFALNVYGLLYGITIVLPHLIYLPIVIAAYRFPRRGVPFAVLLGAAYLGIVYALGDAGAAVFASAASRAVVFIAIGAVVAYLSLHLKEEEERYRGLFEYSEAGSFLVRLEGEDGRIEEANQRGAALLGYPADRLAGRPISEFWCDRDAAKRFFERMAREKQVSGQEVALKRADGKPVQALFSAGTLSGGRLILTLVDITERKNTEDALRAANEKLNLLGGLTRSDLLASVDRISRTLEGGERQFSDTAMLHFIHTLQDLARSLRRRIELTRDYQDLGREPPAWQYVQGLIRKEAESLDLKGISLRPWVERLEVYADGMLGKVFHNLLDDSVQHGRTVSEIVITYRRTDNGLDLYYEDDGIGIPDASKKAIFEHRSDRPSGFGLFLSREILGITGMQIEECGEYGKGARFVIHIPAERYRIV, from the coding sequence ATGCCGGGTAGATGGCGGGAATCGGCATTCCAGGAGGAATGGTCCTGGGTCCTGGCGATTGCTGCCTCTACTCTTGCCGCCTTCGCCCTGAACGTCTACGGGCTGCTGTACGGCATCACCATCGTCCTGCCCCACCTCATCTACCTGCCGATCGTGATCGCCGCCTACCGGTTCCCGCGGCGGGGTGTTCCCTTCGCCGTTCTGCTCGGGGCGGCGTACCTGGGCATCGTCTACGCGCTCGGGGATGCAGGTGCAGCCGTATTCGCATCGGCTGCGAGCCGGGCCGTCGTCTTTATCGCCATCGGTGCCGTGGTCGCCTACCTCTCCCTTCACCTGAAGGAGGAGGAGGAGCGATACCGCGGGCTGTTCGAGTACTCCGAGGCGGGATCGTTCCTGGTGCGGCTCGAGGGAGAGGATGGGCGGATCGAGGAGGCAAACCAGCGGGGGGCAGCGCTTCTGGGTTATCCGGCGGATCGGCTGGCCGGGAGACCGATATCCGAGTTCTGGTGCGACAGAGACGCCGCGAAACGGTTCTTCGAGCGGATGGCACGCGAGAAGCAGGTGTCCGGCCAGGAGGTTGCACTGAAGCGGGCGGACGGGAAGCCCGTGCAGGCTCTCTTCTCCGCCGGCACCCTCTCCGGCGGGCGGCTGATCCTCACCCTTGTGGATATTACGGAGCGGAAGAATACCGAGGATGCCCTCCGTGCGGCAAACGAGAAACTCAACCTGCTGGGAGGCCTGACCCGGAGCGACCTCCTGGCCTCGGTCGACCGCATCTCGCGGACGCTGGAGGGGGGCGAGCGGCAGTTCTCGGATACTGCGATGCTGCACTTCATCCACACCCTCCAGGACCTCGCCCGCTCGCTGAGGAGGCGGATCGAGCTCACGCGGGACTACCAGGATCTGGGGAGAGAGCCTCCTGCGTGGCAATACGTCCAGGGGCTGATCCGAAAGGAGGCGGAGAGTCTGGACCTGAAAGGGATCTCCCTCCGCCCCTGGGTGGAGCGTCTGGAGGTCTACGCCGACGGTATGCTGGGGAAAGTGTTCCACAACCTCCTCGACGACTCCGTGCAGCACGGCAGGACCGTCTCGGAGATCGTCATCACGTACCGCCGCACTGACAACGGTCTCGATCTCTACTACGAGGATGACGGGATCGGCATCCCGGATGCCAGCAAGAAGGCGATCTTCGAGCACCGATCGGATAGGCCTTCTGGATTCGGGCTATTCCTGAGCCGCGAGATCCTGGGAATCACCGGCATGCAGATCGAGGAGTGCGGAGAGTACGGCAAAGGGGCGCGATTTGTGATCCATATTCCTGCAGAGAGGTACCGAATCGTGTGA
- a CDS encoding dihydropteroate synthase-like protein, whose translation MRILLPTGAATASIVEDAARGLDAKVVVTGEIASFLTPRQLRTLLEEERYDMAIVSGMCTASFLDVEREMGVPVYRGPRHAADLASVLALLGSVELSRTVPADEFLAGIRREQAIRRIARAEEEADCVFTLRGVKIGGGSRMKVLAEIMDAHRRGDIVAEVARCFERGADIVDLGFGFDATPEDVERCFSMLDGTPGPLAVDTQDPVLIEAALSRADLVLSLHEGNLPVVGAQVADRDVAAVIVPGERTLAENLRTAEQMGIRRIVADPLLMPVGSGLTASLARFEGIERPLFFGAGNVVELLDADSIGANAVLAGIAHELGAAVIFISEHSDKTRGSIAEMRRATEMMLLARDRPYPKDLGLDLLVLKEKRRRREPPLSYTADMRAAPMPEEIVYDPRGNIRIGIEGEWIVAVHGCRAVRGRHWEDVFYTLLTEGSLSRLDHAAYLGKELYKAELAIRFGRSFEQDGPF comes from the coding sequence ATGCGCATATTGCTCCCCACAGGGGCTGCCACAGCCTCGATCGTCGAGGATGCCGCCCGAGGGCTCGATGCGAAGGTCGTGGTCACCGGAGAGATCGCATCCTTCCTCACCCCCCGCCAGCTGCGCACCCTGCTTGAGGAGGAGCGGTACGACATGGCGATCGTCTCCGGCATGTGCACGGCGTCCTTCCTCGACGTGGAGCGGGAGATGGGCGTCCCGGTCTACCGCGGACCCCGTCACGCGGCGGACCTCGCCAGCGTGCTCGCTCTCCTGGGGAGCGTGGAGCTCTCCCGCACCGTCCCCGCCGACGAGTTCCTGGCCGGGATCCGGCGGGAGCAGGCGATCCGAAGGATCGCGCGGGCGGAAGAGGAGGCGGATTGCGTGTTCACGCTCCGTGGCGTGAAGATCGGCGGGGGATCGAGGATGAAGGTATTGGCGGAGATCATGGACGCCCACCGGCGGGGGGACATCGTTGCCGAGGTCGCACGCTGTTTCGAGCGGGGGGCTGATATCGTGGATCTCGGGTTCGGGTTCGACGCTACGCCCGAGGATGTGGAACGCTGTTTTTCGATGCTCGATGGTACTCCCGGGCCGCTCGCCGTGGATACGCAGGATCCCGTGCTCATCGAAGCCGCCCTCTCCCGCGCCGATCTGGTGCTCAGCCTGCACGAGGGCAACCTCCCCGTCGTCGGGGCGCAGGTGGCCGATCGGGATGTTGCCGCCGTGATCGTCCCCGGGGAGCGGACGCTTGCGGAGAATCTGCGGACCGCGGAGCAGATGGGGATTCGCCGCATCGTCGCCGATCCCCTGCTCATGCCCGTGGGATCCGGCCTGACGGCATCCCTCGCCCGGTTCGAGGGGATCGAGAGGCCGCTCTTCTTCGGTGCGGGAAACGTCGTCGAGCTGCTGGATGCCGACTCCATCGGCGCCAACGCCGTACTTGCCGGCATCGCCCACGAACTCGGGGCGGCGGTCATCTTCATCAGCGAGCACTCCGACAAGACCCGCGGTTCGATCGCGGAGATGCGGCGGGCGACCGAGATGATGCTGCTGGCGCGGGACCGCCCCTACCCCAAGGATCTCGGCCTCGACCTCCTGGTCCTGAAGGAGAAGCGGCGGAGACGCGAGCCCCCCCTCTCCTACACCGCCGATATGCGGGCGGCGCCCATGCCGGAGGAGATCGTCTACGACCCGCGGGGCAACATCCGCATCGGCATCGAGGGGGAGTGGATCGTGGCGGTGCACGGATGCCGTGCCGTTCGGGGGCGGCACTGGGAGGACGTCTTCTACACGCTGCTGACGGAGGGCAGCCTATCCCGACTCGACCATGCGGCCTACCTGGGAAAGGAGCTCTACAAAGCGGAGCTGGCGATCCGCTTCGGGAGGAGCTTCGAGCAGGACGGGCCGTTCTGA
- a CDS encoding PHP-associated domain-containing protein produces the protein MPPRILVQAWRQRGIVPMVCDHDSIEGSRRVMQAIRAADPSVPRILAEEIKTESGEIVGLFLTEEVKGGLSAEETLDIIAGQDGLALVPHPFSRRRTSVLRRDVLDAVIGRIDIIEGYNGRNRFPGDNHKAVTYARRMKKPISAGSDAHTPIELFKNYVEVEPFQTPREFLASLSRAALYLEQPPSCAVVPFR, from the coding sequence ATGCCGCCGCGTATTCTGGTGCAGGCCTGGAGACAGCGCGGGATCGTGCCCATGGTCTGCGACCACGACAGTATCGAGGGATCCCGAAGGGTGATGCAGGCAATCCGCGCCGCCGATCCCTCCGTACCCCGGATCCTCGCCGAGGAGATCAAGACGGAGAGCGGCGAGATCGTGGGTCTGTTTCTGACGGAAGAGGTGAAGGGCGGCCTCTCCGCGGAGGAGACGCTCGATATCATCGCCGGGCAGGACGGGCTGGCTCTGGTCCCGCATCCTTTCTCACGGCGGCGGACGTCGGTGCTGAGGCGGGACGTGCTGGACGCTGTCATCGGGCGGATCGATATCATCGAGGGCTACAACGGACGGAACCGCTTCCCCGGGGACAACCACAAGGCCGTGACGTACGCCCGGCGGATGAAAAAACCCATCTCCGCGGGCTCCGATGCCCATACCCCGATCGAGCTCTTCAAGAACTACGTGGAGGTGGAGCCGTTCCAGACACCGCGGGAGTTTCTGGCCAGCCTCTCGAGAGCCGCCCTGTACCTGGAGCAGCCTCCCTCATGTGCGGTGGTGCCGTTCCGGTAG
- a CDS encoding DUF2115 family protein, whose translation MVPAGCLSWDRAERDPDLRSPRLRFFYYLVCGFLMFVRDSPGHPVGTPFPGGFHVEERNRSYYCPIRNKEKDVEFSICTFCSTRQSDVP comes from the coding sequence ATGGTTCCGGCCGGCTGTCTCTCCTGGGATCGTGCCGAGAGAGACCCGGATCTGCGGAGTCCGCGGCTCCGTTTTTTCTACTATCTGGTCTGCGGGTTTCTGATGTTTGTCAGGGACAGCCCGGGGCATCCGGTGGGAACGCCCTTTCCCGGAGGATTCCACGTAGAGGAGCGGAACCGCTCGTACTACTGTCCTATCCGCAACAAGGAGAAGGATGTGGAGTTCTCCATCTGTACCTTCTGCTCCACGAGGCAGAGCGATGTGCCCTGA
- a CDS encoding ABC transporter ATP-binding protein, protein MSVIEVQDLTKAFGGKRVLNGLRFSVERGDVFGFLGPNGAGKTTTMRILLGLLSPTAGVARVLGARLADNGELRKRVGVLLENNGLYDRLSAYENLEYYAGLYGVDRPGRRIEEMLEFTALSDRSTDMVGTFSAGMKRKLGLARAIIHEPEILFLDEPTSGLDPEAQILVRELILRLSKQENMTVFMSSHNLDEVQRVCSRVAILQGGTIQAFDTMDNLQARSGLPQFEIRLADPAQLPQALQLLERMPQVEKIWSADGRVLLALAPGAASAPLLAALIGQGIGVEEARRVARTLEEIYLGVVQQGEVSP, encoded by the coding sequence ATGAGCGTGATCGAGGTGCAGGACCTGACGAAGGCCTTTGGAGGCAAACGGGTCCTGAACGGTCTCCGCTTCAGCGTCGAGAGGGGCGATGTATTCGGCTTCCTGGGCCCCAACGGCGCCGGAAAGACCACCACGATGCGCATCCTGCTCGGGCTCCTCTCGCCGACCGCAGGCGTTGCCCGCGTCCTGGGCGCCCGGCTCGCGGATAACGGCGAGCTCCGGAAGCGAGTGGGCGTGCTTCTCGAGAACAACGGGTTGTACGACCGCCTCTCCGCGTACGAGAACCTGGAGTACTACGCCGGGCTCTACGGCGTGGACAGACCCGGGAGGCGGATCGAGGAGATGCTGGAGTTCACCGCCCTTTCCGATCGCAGCACCGACATGGTGGGCACGTTCTCCGCTGGGATGAAGCGGAAACTGGGGCTCGCCCGGGCGATCATCCACGAGCCCGAGATCCTCTTTCTGGACGAACCCACCTCCGGGCTCGATCCCGAGGCGCAGATCCTGGTGCGGGAACTCATCCTCCGCCTCTCGAAGCAGGAGAATATGACCGTGTTCATGAGCTCCCACAACCTCGACGAGGTCCAGCGGGTCTGCTCCCGGGTCGCGATCCTCCAGGGCGGAACCATCCAGGCGTTCGACACGATGGACAACCTGCAGGCCCGTTCGGGACTCCCGCAGTTCGAGATCCGGCTCGCCGATCCCGCACAGCTCCCGCAGGCCCTGCAGCTCCTGGAACGGATGCCGCAGGTGGAGAAGATCTGGAGTGCGGACGGGCGTGTGCTGCTGGCGCTCGCCCCCGGCGCGGCCTCGGCGCCACTGCTTGCGGCCCTGATCGGGCAGGGGATCGGTGTGGAGGAGGCGCGAAGGGTCGCCCGCACGCTCGAAGAGATCTACCTCGGCGTGGTGCAGCAGGGCGAGGTGTCCCCATGA
- a CDS encoding DUF2115 family protein, protein MPILEKTSPSTHPEELRRVATICDRLRGARTQGELGMQIAQAVTDCSLHDLQRIGGRLKREIDRLPSPYREAVRPYLTEQLFGSHHTLLTLSRAGAFHRMGSPWQTETLPRPTGEWFRPAVSPGIVPRETRICGVRGSVFSTIWSAGF, encoded by the coding sequence GTGCCAATCCTGGAAAAAACCTCCCCCTCCACGCATCCCGAAGAATTGAGAAGGGTCGCGACGATCTGCGACCGCCTCCGGGGAGCCCGGACGCAGGGGGAACTCGGGATGCAGATTGCCCAGGCGGTGACGGATTGCTCTCTCCACGATCTCCAGCGGATTGGCGGAAGGCTGAAGCGGGAGATCGATCGCCTTCCCTCCCCCTATCGCGAAGCGGTCCGCCCCTATCTGACAGAGCAGCTCTTCGGCAGTCACCACACGCTCCTGACCCTGTCCCGTGCAGGAGCCTTCCACAGGATGGGATCCCCCTGGCAGACGGAGACGCTGCCACGGCCTACTGGAGAATGGTTCCGGCCGGCTGTCTCTCCTGGGATCGTGCCGAGAGAGACCCGGATCTGCGGAGTCCGCGGCTCCGTTTTTTCTACTATCTGGTCTGCGGGTTTCTGA
- a CDS encoding GNAT family N-acetyltransferase, with product MHYRKVLVPTDFSESARKIVESIHEVPGVEEVILAHILAATPYASRSWTEGGGSPLETVYAELRPLEQHLEGQGIRVTTIVETIGDADVQGAIVSLAEREHVDLIVMAPRGQEYSGGFLMGSVSGNVFRNARKDILIVPPASLLGDGRRALLSTVLVPTDFSEPSLAVLRRLEKEQGIGSVVLLHVVSDEERTDLQKLRAQGAEKRLGLLVADLEKAGIRAASVVRSGKAAPVILGVAAEEDVTLILMSRVGRMDSIRNLPLGSVTADVARDARRPMLVPFVAVEVKVATRELRREEFPLAEEIWLDYHQTKADPENDRIFGVFVDTTLVSVARCKRHPDGYEVDAIFTPPQYRGHGYANRAVGALVEACHHDTLYMHSVLNLVDFYRKFGFEPIDENELPPTIKARFGFAMGALEGSNVRPMRRLPRHPYC from the coding sequence GTGCACTACAGAAAGGTCCTGGTTCCAACGGACTTCTCGGAGTCCGCAAGGAAGATCGTGGAGTCCATCCACGAGGTCCCCGGCGTGGAGGAGGTGATTCTGGCGCACATCCTCGCCGCCACACCCTATGCATCCCGATCCTGGACGGAGGGGGGCGGTTCTCCGCTGGAGACAGTCTATGCCGAGCTCCGTCCCCTGGAGCAGCACCTCGAAGGGCAGGGGATTCGGGTGACCACGATCGTGGAGACGATCGGGGATGCCGATGTGCAGGGGGCGATCGTCTCCCTGGCGGAGCGGGAGCACGTAGACCTGATCGTGATGGCGCCCCGCGGACAGGAGTACAGCGGCGGCTTTCTCATGGGATCCGTATCCGGGAACGTATTCCGGAACGCCAGAAAGGACATCCTGATCGTCCCGCCTGCATCCCTCCTCGGGGACGGTAGGCGGGCCCTCCTCTCGACCGTGCTCGTACCGACCGACTTCTCGGAACCATCCCTCGCGGTGCTCCGGAGGCTGGAGAAGGAGCAGGGTATCGGGTCGGTCGTCCTGCTGCATGTGGTGAGCGACGAGGAGCGGACCGATCTCCAGAAGCTGCGTGCACAGGGGGCCGAAAAGAGACTGGGGCTCCTCGTGGCGGATCTGGAGAAAGCCGGGATCCGGGCTGCTTCCGTCGTCCGAAGCGGCAAAGCGGCACCCGTCATCCTGGGGGTCGCCGCAGAGGAGGACGTCACCCTGATCCTGATGTCCCGCGTGGGGCGGATGGACTCCATCCGCAACCTCCCCCTCGGATCCGTGACCGCGGATGTGGCGAGGGATGCGCGGAGACCGATGCTGGTCCCCTTTGTAGCCGTGGAGGTGAAAGTCGCCACGCGGGAACTCCGGCGGGAGGAGTTCCCCCTGGCGGAGGAGATATGGCTGGACTACCACCAGACCAAGGCGGATCCCGAGAACGACCGCATCTTCGGGGTGTTCGTAGACACCACGCTGGTCTCGGTCGCGCGGTGCAAACGGCACCCGGACGGATACGAGGTCGACGCCATCTTTACCCCGCCGCAGTACCGGGGCCACGGATACGCAAACAGGGCGGTGGGAGCGCTCGTGGAGGCCTGCCACCACGATACGCTCTACATGCACTCGGTGCTGAACCTGGTCGACTTCTACAGGAAGTTCGGGTTCGAGCCGATCGACGAGAACGAACTCCCGCCGACGATCAAGGCGCGGTTCGGGTTCGCCATGGGGGCGCTCGAGGGGTCGAACGTCCGTCCGATGCGGCGGCTGCCCCGCCACCCGTACTGTTAA
- a CDS encoding flavodoxin domain-containing protein → MKILVAYATRAGSTAEIAGVIGKALEDAAMEADVRNIAEIVDLGSCDAAVIGSPLYMGKVLREVAPFIQQHSQELAEIPLAAFVVGTSMVGREEKFREQARTIMAGAMLPIRPREIGVFAGALDPDRISVGERAVIKLVKAPYGDFRDWDAIRAWAGHLPAILRD, encoded by the coding sequence ATGAAGATTCTGGTCGCTTACGCAACGCGGGCCGGATCCACCGCCGAGATCGCCGGGGTCATCGGGAAGGCGCTGGAGGATGCGGCAATGGAAGCGGACGTGCGGAATATCGCAGAGATCGTCGATCTCGGATCCTGCGACGCTGCGGTGATAGGATCGCCGCTGTACATGGGCAAGGTGCTCCGCGAGGTCGCCCCGTTCATCCAGCAGCACAGCCAGGAGCTGGCGGAAATCCCCTTGGCCGCCTTCGTCGTCGGCACCAGCATGGTCGGCCGTGAGGAGAAGTTCCGCGAGCAGGCAAGGACGATCATGGCCGGGGCGATGCTCCCGATCCGCCCCCGCGAGATCGGCGTCTTTGCGGGCGCCCTCGATCCCGACAGGATATCTGTCGGGGAGAGGGCCGTCATCAAACTCGTCAAAGCCCCCTACGGAGATTTCCGCGACTGGGATGCCATTCGAGCCTGGGCCGGACATCTTCCCGCGATCCTGCGGGACTGA
- a CDS encoding PHP domain-containing protein translates to MLKCDLHIHSNFSRDGESSVEEILDRAEKIGLDAIAITDHDQTGGARFALECESPVLVIPGIEVSTRQGHLLVLGTVTPLPAKRDILETVALARSRGALTILPHPYHMWRHGAALKMRASVEAVDAIEVFNSRFLVGTANQKAARIARRYGKPVVGGSDAHHARFVGFGLTYIRAEKNATAIFQAIRQGNTIAGGRMTPLRTYTRQSIKSAWKRVERRVRR, encoded by the coding sequence ATGCTCAAGTGCGACCTCCACATTCACTCCAATTTTTCGCGGGACGGGGAGAGCAGCGTGGAAGAGATCCTGGATCGGGCAGAGAAGATCGGGCTGGACGCCATTGCCATCACAGACCACGACCAGACGGGCGGTGCCCGCTTCGCCCTGGAATGCGAATCGCCCGTCTTGGTGATCCCCGGGATCGAAGTCTCGACCCGCCAGGGGCACCTGCTGGTGCTGGGCACGGTCACGCCGCTGCCGGCGAAGCGCGATATCCTGGAGACCGTGGCGCTCGCCCGCTCCCGCGGGGCCCTCACAATCCTTCCCCACCCCTACCACATGTGGCGGCATGGGGCTGCCCTGAAGATGCGGGCCAGCGTGGAGGCGGTGGACGCGATCGAGGTTTTCAACAGCCGATTCCTGGTCGGCACCGCCAACCAGAAGGCTGCTCGGATCGCCCGCCGCTACGGTAAACCGGTCGTGGGCGGGAGCGACGCCCACCATGCCAGGTTCGTCGGATTCGGGCTCACGTACATACGGGCAGAAAAGAACGCGACGGCCATCTTCCAGGCGATCCGCCAGGGAAACACCATCGCCGGCGGACGGATGACCCCGCTCAGGACCTACACCCGCCAGTCGATCAAGAGCGCATGGAAGCGCGTGGAGCGCCG
- a CDS encoding YIP1 family protein: MDDIIGKIKGFLLSPVESFQKAKGDTFQDAFIYYLILLVVYAVLSTIVAAVMPQPAIPGFPGGMPFGSGVFLIGAFIASIIGGIIGLFILGVILHIFVYLFGGRRGITETLKAVAYGYTPSLILGWIPIVNFLAALYTLVLFVFGIRELQEMSTTRAVLAVLAPILILIAIAIVAAILFAAFIITAVSSQIA, encoded by the coding sequence ATGGACGATATCATCGGTAAAATCAAAGGATTCCTCCTGAGTCCCGTAGAGAGCTTTCAGAAGGCGAAAGGGGATACGTTCCAGGATGCATTCATCTACTATCTCATTCTGCTCGTCGTTTATGCAGTTCTCTCCACCATCGTTGCCGCCGTCATGCCGCAACCGGCCATACCGGGATTTCCCGGGGGCATGCCCTTCGGCTCGGGTGTGTTTCTGATTGGTGCTTTCATCGCCTCCATCATCGGGGGTATCATCGGGCTGTTCATCCTGGGCGTCATCCTTCACATCTTCGTCTACCTCTTCGGAGGCAGAAGAGGCATCACCGAGACCCTCAAGGCAGTCGCGTACGGCTACACGCCTTCGCTGATCCTCGGCTGGATACCCATCGTCAACTTCCTGGCAGCACTCTATACCCTGGTGCTCTTCGTCTTTGGCATCCGTGAACTCCAGGAGATGTCGACGACCCGGGCAGTCCTTGCCGTTCTCGCGCCGATCCTCATTCTCATCGCCATCGCGATCGTCGCTGCCATACTCTTTGCGGCATTCATCATAACGGCAGTATCGTCGCAGATCGCGTGA